One part of the Nocardioides conyzicola genome encodes these proteins:
- a CDS encoding UDP-N-acetylmuramoyl-tripeptide--D-alanyl-D-alanine ligase, whose amino-acid sequence MIPMTLQEIAAAVDGTVSPDVADVVVSGPAYVDNRAAVVDGLFVAVVGERVDGHDYADGAHAVLGSRPTGAPTVVVDDAVVALGRLARHVVDRLDATVLALTGSQGKTGTKDYLAQLLATEGTTVATLGNHNNELGVPLTVLAADAHTRYLVVEMGARGVGHIAYLCEIAPPQVSTVVNVGTAHIGEFGSREAIARAKGEIVEALPADGVAVLNAADDLVAAMAGRTDARILTFGRGGDVSARDVEVDDLDRPSFQLGHAGEWQPVTLRHSGAHQVENALAAAAMALAVGLPLEQVSTGLSSAAESSPKRMEVHERADGLVVINDSYNANPASTTAAIEALAVIGRRRGRRTVAVLGEMRELGDSAYAGHVEVGAAAAALGIDVVVVVGDAARGIVDGLRTADPAWDGEAIVTAGRDEAQDWVRENVAAGDVVLVKASNGVALWVIAEELVVQDLEGGTSTP is encoded by the coding sequence ATGATCCCGATGACCCTGCAGGAGATCGCGGCCGCCGTGGACGGGACGGTCAGCCCGGACGTCGCCGACGTCGTCGTCAGCGGACCGGCGTACGTCGACAACCGCGCGGCCGTCGTCGACGGGCTCTTCGTCGCCGTGGTCGGCGAGCGCGTCGACGGCCACGACTACGCCGACGGTGCCCACGCGGTGCTGGGCAGCCGCCCGACCGGCGCGCCGACCGTCGTCGTCGACGACGCGGTGGTCGCGCTGGGCCGGCTCGCGCGGCACGTGGTCGACCGGCTGGACGCCACGGTGCTGGCGCTGACCGGATCGCAGGGCAAGACCGGCACCAAGGACTACCTCGCCCAGCTGCTCGCCACCGAGGGCACCACCGTCGCGACCCTCGGCAACCACAACAACGAGCTGGGCGTCCCACTGACCGTGCTCGCCGCCGACGCCCACACCCGCTACCTCGTCGTGGAGATGGGCGCCCGCGGCGTCGGCCACATCGCCTACCTCTGCGAGATCGCGCCGCCGCAGGTGTCGACGGTGGTCAACGTCGGCACCGCGCACATCGGCGAGTTCGGGTCGCGCGAGGCGATCGCGCGGGCCAAGGGCGAGATCGTCGAGGCGCTGCCGGCCGACGGGGTGGCCGTGCTCAACGCCGCGGACGACCTGGTCGCCGCGATGGCCGGCCGGACCGACGCCCGCATCCTGACCTTCGGCCGCGGCGGCGACGTCTCCGCCCGCGACGTCGAGGTCGACGACCTCGACCGGCCGTCCTTCCAGCTCGGCCACGCCGGGGAGTGGCAGCCGGTGACCTTGCGGCACAGCGGCGCGCACCAGGTCGAGAACGCCCTGGCCGCCGCGGCCATGGCGCTCGCCGTGGGCCTCCCGCTCGAGCAGGTGTCGACCGGGCTCAGCTCCGCTGCCGAGTCGTCCCCGAAGCGGATGGAGGTCCACGAGCGCGCCGACGGCCTCGTCGTGATCAACGACTCCTACAACGCCAACCCCGCCTCGACCACGGCCGCGATCGAGGCGCTGGCGGTGATCGGGCGTCGGCGTGGGCGGCGTACGGTCGCGGTCCTCGGCGAGATGCGTGAGCTCGGCGACAGTGCGTATGCCGGGCACGTGGAGGTCGGCGCCGCCGCCGCAGCGCTCGGGATCGACGTGGTCGTGGTGGTCGGAGACGCCGCCCGCGGCATCGTCGACGGCCTCCGCACCGCCGACCCGGCCTGGGACGGTGAGGCGATCGTCACGGCGGGGCGCGACGAGGCACAGGACTGGGTACGGGAGAATGTCGCGGCCGGGGACGTCGTCCTCGTCAAGGCGTCGAACGGCGTCGCGCTGTGGGTGATCGCTGAAGAGCTGGTCGTCCAGGACCTGGAGGGAGGGACGAGCACGCCGTGA
- the mraY gene encoding phospho-N-acetylmuramoyl-pentapeptide-transferase — protein MRAILFGGGLALLFSLLGTRVAINLFTKWGYGQEIRDDGPTSHHTKRGTPTMGGVVIILATVVGYFGSLLITQTPPSASALLLLFLFVGMGLVGFLDDYIKISKQRSLGLRSKAKMIGQTVIAVVFGALALSPWLEDGDGVTPASEKISFLRDISWLALPMLLAVLLIWLIIVATSNGVNLTDGLDGLATGACTMVFAAYMIVNIWQSNQLCGPTPTTSCYDVRDPLDLAIVSAALTGACFGFLWWNASPASIFMGDTGSLSLGGALAGLAILTRTELLLVILGGLFLVETLSVMLQVGYFKLTKGKRIFRMAPLHHHFEMLGWEQVTVVIRFWIITGLCVAGGLGIFYAEWVARL, from the coding sequence GTGAGAGCCATTCTCTTCGGGGGCGGTCTCGCCCTGCTGTTCTCGCTGCTCGGTACCCGGGTGGCGATCAACCTGTTCACGAAGTGGGGCTACGGCCAGGAGATCCGCGACGACGGACCGACCAGCCACCACACCAAGCGCGGCACGCCCACGATGGGCGGGGTCGTCATCATCCTCGCGACCGTCGTCGGCTACTTCGGCTCGCTGCTGATCACGCAGACGCCGCCGTCGGCGTCGGCGCTGCTGCTGCTCTTCCTCTTCGTCGGGATGGGCCTGGTCGGCTTCCTCGACGACTACATCAAGATCTCCAAGCAACGCAGCCTCGGCCTGCGCAGCAAGGCCAAGATGATCGGCCAGACGGTCATTGCCGTGGTCTTCGGTGCGCTGGCCCTCTCGCCGTGGCTCGAGGACGGCGACGGTGTCACGCCCGCCTCGGAGAAGATCTCCTTCCTCCGCGACATCAGCTGGCTGGCGCTGCCGATGCTCCTCGCGGTCCTGCTGATCTGGCTGATCATCGTCGCCACCAGCAACGGCGTGAACCTCACCGACGGCCTCGACGGCCTCGCCACCGGGGCCTGCACGATGGTGTTCGCGGCGTACATGATCGTGAACATCTGGCAGAGCAACCAGCTCTGCGGCCCGACGCCGACGACGTCCTGCTACGACGTCCGGGACCCGCTCGACCTCGCGATCGTCTCGGCGGCGCTGACCGGCGCCTGCTTCGGCTTCCTGTGGTGGAACGCCTCGCCCGCCTCGATCTTCATGGGCGACACCGGGTCGCTGTCGCTCGGCGGCGCGCTCGCCGGCCTCGCGATCCTGACCCGCACCGAGCTGCTGCTGGTCATCCTCGGCGGCCTGTTCCTCGTCGAGACGCTGTCGGTGATGCTGCAGGTCGGCTACTTCAAGCTCACCAAGGGCAAACGGATCTTCCGGATGGCGCCCCTGCACCACCACTTCGAGATGCTCGGCTGGGAGCAGGTCACGGTCGTGATCCGGTTCTGGATCATCACCGGGCTCTGCGTCGCCGGCGGCCTCGGCATCTTCTACGCCGAGTGGGTCGCACGGCTGTGA
- a CDS encoding cell division protein SepF translates to MSGGMRRIGEYLGLLEDTGRYDDEYGSYEGEYDTQETMPVSARPVKREGRSAPVADLSERRRTTPGPVGVVAELSRITTLHPRTYNEARTVGENFRDGTPVIMNLSDMDDTDAKRLVDFAAGLVFATRGTIERVTNKVFLLSPPNVSVAAEDKQRIAEGGFFNQS, encoded by the coding sequence ATGAGCGGCGGAATGCGCAGGATCGGCGAGTACCTCGGCCTGCTCGAGGACACCGGTCGGTACGACGACGAGTACGGGTCCTACGAGGGCGAGTACGACACCCAGGAGACGATGCCGGTCTCAGCGCGACCCGTGAAGCGGGAGGGTCGGTCGGCTCCGGTCGCCGACCTGTCCGAGCGGCGGCGTACGACGCCCGGCCCGGTCGGGGTCGTGGCCGAGCTGTCCCGGATCACGACGCTGCACCCGCGCACCTACAACGAGGCGCGCACGGTCGGTGAGAACTTCCGCGACGGCACCCCGGTGATCATGAACCTGTCCGACATGGACGACACTGACGCCAAGCGCTTGGTGGACTTCGCGGCAGGACTCGTCTTTGCCACCCGTGGCACCATCGAGCGCGTCACCAACAAGGTCTTCCTGCTCTCACCGCCCAACGTCTCGGTCGCTGCCGAGGACAAGCAGCGCATCGCCGAGGGCGGGTTCTTCAACCAAAGCTAG
- the murG gene encoding undecaprenyldiphospho-muramoylpentapeptide beta-N-acetylglucosaminyltransferase, protein MRVLLAGGGTAGHTSPLLATADAIRRLAPDLGIEVEITCLGTPRGLENRVVPEAGYPLELIPPVPLPRKPNADFFKVPLRLRAAVTETLAVFDRVRPDVVVGYGGYVSMPAYLAARRRKLPLLVHEQNAVPGLANKAGARVAQRVAVSFPDTPLPKAEYVGLPIRTMISGLDRAALRAEAREFFGLDPDRPTLLVTGGSQGARKLNQSVSGAAAALAAAGVQVLHVVGPQGDAAPETGDVPYVVVNFVDRMDLAYAAADLVVCRAGASSVTEAAAVGLPAIFVPLPIGNGEQRQNARPIVEAGGALLVTDADLTADWVARTVPALATDPERLAAMGAAASALVPRDADEKLARMVFEAARP, encoded by the coding sequence ATGCGCGTACTCCTCGCCGGCGGTGGCACCGCCGGACACACCTCGCCCCTGCTCGCCACCGCCGACGCGATCCGACGGCTCGCCCCGGACCTCGGCATCGAGGTCGAGATCACCTGTCTCGGCACGCCCCGCGGCCTCGAGAACAGGGTGGTCCCCGAGGCGGGCTACCCGCTCGAGCTGATCCCGCCGGTCCCGCTGCCGCGCAAGCCCAACGCCGACTTCTTCAAGGTGCCGCTGCGGCTCCGGGCGGCCGTCACGGAGACGCTCGCGGTCTTCGACCGGGTCCGGCCCGACGTCGTGGTCGGCTACGGCGGCTACGTCTCGATGCCGGCCTACCTCGCGGCCCGGCGCCGCAAGCTGCCGCTCCTGGTGCACGAGCAGAACGCTGTCCCGGGCCTGGCCAACAAGGCGGGCGCCCGGGTGGCGCAGCGCGTCGCGGTGAGCTTCCCCGACACCCCGCTGCCGAAGGCGGAGTACGTCGGCCTGCCGATCCGGACGATGATCTCGGGCCTCGACCGGGCGGCGTTGAGGGCCGAGGCGCGGGAGTTCTTCGGCCTGGACCCGGACCGGCCGACGCTGCTGGTCACCGGTGGCTCGCAGGGAGCTCGCAAGCTCAACCAGTCGGTCTCCGGCGCTGCCGCCGCCCTGGCGGCGGCGGGGGTGCAGGTGCTGCACGTGGTCGGCCCGCAGGGCGACGCCGCACCCGAGACGGGCGACGTCCCGTACGTCGTCGTCAACTTCGTCGACCGGATGGACCTCGCCTACGCCGCCGCCGACCTCGTGGTGTGCCGCGCCGGCGCGAGCAGCGTGACCGAGGCCGCGGCCGTCGGCCTCCCGGCGATCTTCGTGCCGCTGCCGATCGGCAACGGCGAGCAGCGCCAGAACGCCCGGCCGATCGTCGAGGCCGGCGGCGCGCTCCTGGTGACCGACGCCGACCTCACCGCCGACTGGGTCGCGCGGACCGTGCCGGCGCTGGCCACCGACCCCGAGCGGCTGGCCGCGATGGGCGCCGCCGCCTCGGCGCTGGTCCCGCGCGACGCCGACGAGAAGCTGGCCCGGATGGTGTTCGAGGCGGCGCGCCCGTGA
- the ftsW gene encoding putative lipid II flippase FtsW — protein sequence MTTANPLDDAPHRTDRRPSAIRHWYAVARDALDRPLTAYYLLLGTSALLLTIGLIMVLSASSVYSYEKNDGNSYAVVTRQLMWVAIGIPCAWVASRLPLGVVRRFAWPAILLAIVLLALIRVPGLGVEVNGNTNWLGLGPVQIQPAEVAKLAIVLWSAHIYARKEKRLHSMHELFFPVVLGIGLVIVLVMLGKDLGTALVIVAILLAMLWVVGAPGRLFTTALVISGVVALYLATTSQHRLDRMKTFTDPFKDFEHAGWQPAHGLYALSSGGVFGQGIGASQQKWGDLPEAHTDFIFAVLGEELGLVGTLLVIGLFLTIAYAAIRVATHTVDPFVRYLTFGIVAWLLGQMILNVGMVLTLLPVIGIPLPLVSYGGSALVPSLVALGLLIGFARREPEAARALAQRKKARSAGLSAGRSAH from the coding sequence ATGACCACCGCGAACCCCCTCGACGACGCACCTCACCGGACCGACCGGCGCCCGTCGGCGATCCGGCACTGGTACGCCGTCGCCCGCGACGCGCTCGACCGGCCGCTCACGGCCTACTACCTGCTGCTCGGCACCTCCGCGCTGCTGCTCACCATCGGCCTGATCATGGTGCTCAGCGCGTCCAGCGTGTACTCGTACGAGAAGAACGACGGCAACTCCTACGCCGTCGTCACCCGCCAGCTGATGTGGGTCGCGATCGGCATCCCGTGCGCCTGGGTGGCCTCGCGGCTGCCGCTGGGCGTCGTCCGCCGGTTCGCGTGGCCGGCGATCCTGCTCGCGATCGTGCTGCTCGCGCTGATCCGGGTGCCCGGCCTCGGCGTCGAGGTCAACGGCAACACCAACTGGCTCGGGCTGGGCCCGGTCCAGATCCAGCCCGCCGAGGTGGCCAAGCTCGCGATCGTGCTGTGGTCCGCGCACATCTACGCCCGCAAGGAGAAGCGGCTCCACAGCATGCACGAGCTGTTCTTCCCGGTGGTGCTGGGGATCGGGCTGGTGATCGTGCTGGTGATGCTCGGCAAGGACCTCGGCACCGCCCTGGTCATCGTCGCGATCCTGCTCGCGATGCTGTGGGTGGTCGGCGCGCCCGGCCGGCTGTTCACCACGGCCCTGGTGATCAGCGGCGTCGTGGCGCTCTACCTCGCGACGACCAGCCAGCACCGCCTCGACCGGATGAAGACCTTCACCGACCCGTTCAAGGACTTCGAGCACGCCGGCTGGCAGCCGGCCCACGGTCTCTACGCGCTCTCGTCCGGCGGCGTCTTCGGGCAGGGCATCGGCGCCAGCCAGCAGAAGTGGGGCGACCTGCCCGAGGCCCACACCGACTTCATCTTCGCCGTGCTCGGCGAGGAGCTCGGCCTGGTCGGCACCCTGCTCGTGATCGGCCTCTTCCTGACGATCGCGTACGCCGCGATCCGCGTCGCGACCCACACGGTCGACCCGTTCGTGCGCTACCTGACCTTCGGCATCGTGGCCTGGCTGCTCGGCCAGATGATCCTCAACGTCGGCATGGTGCTCACCCTGCTGCCCGTCATCGGCATCCCGCTGCCGCTGGTCTCGTACGGCGGCTCCGCGCTCGTGCCGTCGCTGGTCGCGCTCGGCCTGCTGATCGGCTTCGCCCGCCGCGAGCCGGAGGCCGCCCGCGCGCTGGCCCAGCGCAAGAAGGCCCGGTCGGCCGGCCTCTCGGCCGGTCGGTCCGCTCACTAG
- a CDS encoding cell division protein FtsQ/DivIB: MARRTTQSGDPDATQGFDALAPDHDVPAPDPAVLRSRRRFARRQWARRWLAWKPVLAVALLVGLLVGGIWLVFFSSFLAVQGVQITGTEHLRPAEIERAAAVPEGDPLARVDLDRIRTRVESLAAVKSADVTRQWPDKVRIAIVEREPVAVVQIGDQLRGMDAEGVVFRDYARAPADLPRVTTSANTGTEALREGALVVATLPKSLAVKVDHVDVKTIDEISLELRDGREVEWGSAEESEQKAAVLADLLTAVKAQHYDVSVPGQPTTKP, translated from the coding sequence ATGGCTAGACGGACCACGCAGTCGGGCGACCCCGACGCGACCCAGGGCTTCGACGCGCTCGCCCCCGACCACGACGTGCCCGCTCCCGACCCGGCCGTGCTGCGCAGCCGGCGCCGGTTCGCGCGCCGTCAGTGGGCCCGCCGCTGGCTGGCCTGGAAGCCGGTCCTGGCCGTGGCGCTTCTCGTCGGCCTGCTGGTGGGCGGCATCTGGCTGGTCTTCTTCTCCTCCTTCCTGGCGGTGCAGGGCGTCCAGATCACCGGCACCGAGCACCTGCGTCCCGCGGAGATCGAGCGCGCCGCCGCCGTACCGGAGGGTGACCCGCTCGCCCGCGTCGACCTGGACCGGATCCGCACGCGCGTGGAGTCGCTGGCGGCCGTGAAGTCCGCCGACGTGACCCGGCAGTGGCCGGACAAGGTCCGGATCGCGATCGTCGAGCGCGAGCCGGTGGCCGTCGTCCAGATCGGCGACCAGCTGCGCGGCATGGACGCCGAGGGCGTCGTCTTCCGTGACTACGCCAGGGCGCCCGCCGACCTGCCCCGGGTGACGACCTCCGCCAACACCGGCACCGAGGCGCTGCGCGAGGGGGCGCTGGTCGTCGCCACGCTCCCCAAGAGCCTCGCCGTCAAGGTCGACCACGTCGACGTCAAGACCATCGACGAGATCTCCCTCGAGCTGCGCGACGGCCGCGAGGTCGAGTGGGGGAGCGCGGAGGAGTCCGAGCAGAAGGCCGCCGTCCTCGCCGACCTGCTCACCGCCGTCAAGGCCCAGCACTACGACGTCAGCGTGCCCGGGCAGCCGACGACGAAGCCGTAG
- a CDS encoding polyphenol oxidase family protein → MTFFFSETVPVTTGTVSVAFTDRRLDLGDLAEPAARDAALAEVATATGATPYLMHQVHGTDVVLVEDAGDERPHADGLLTARPGVALLARAADCVPVLLVADDGLIGAVHAGREGVRRGVVTAALDSMCALGSTGVRAWVGPHICGACYEVPEELRAEVAAVVPATSATTSWGTPALDLGAGVVAQLEAAGVAVTEVGGCTREDESLHSYRRDGAAAGRLAGVVWRSP, encoded by the coding sequence GTGACCTTCTTCTTCAGCGAGACCGTGCCGGTGACCACCGGCACGGTCTCGGTCGCGTTCACGGACCGGCGCCTCGACCTGGGCGACCTGGCCGAGCCCGCGGCCCGCGACGCAGCGCTCGCCGAGGTGGCGACGGCGACCGGCGCGACGCCGTACCTCATGCACCAGGTCCACGGGACCGACGTGGTGCTCGTCGAGGACGCCGGCGACGAGCGGCCGCACGCCGACGGGCTGCTGACCGCCCGGCCCGGGGTCGCGCTGCTGGCCCGGGCCGCCGACTGCGTCCCGGTGCTGCTGGTCGCGGACGACGGACTGATCGGGGCCGTCCACGCCGGCCGCGAGGGCGTACGCCGTGGCGTCGTGACCGCTGCGCTCGACAGCATGTGCGCGCTCGGGTCGACCGGGGTGCGTGCGTGGGTCGGGCCGCACATCTGCGGTGCCTGCTACGAGGTGCCGGAGGAGCTGCGCGCCGAGGTCGCCGCGGTCGTGCCCGCGACCAGCGCGACCACGAGCTGGGGCACGCCGGCGCTCGACCTGGGGGCCGGCGTCGTCGCGCAGCTGGAGGCGGCGGGGGTCGCCGTGACCGAGGTCGGCGGCTGCACGCGCGAGGACGAGTCCCTGCACTCCTACCGGCGCGACGGCGCCGCGGCCGGGAGACTGGCCGGCGTCGTGTGGAGAAGCCCGTGA
- a CDS encoding YggS family pyridoxal phosphate-dependent enzyme, protein MSGRRDELAANLATVRERIAGACADAGRPDDDVRLVVVTKFFPASDVRLLADLGVTDVGENRHQEAEAKAAECADLDLAWHFIGGLQSNKAAAVAAYADVVESVDRAKLVRPLAAGAHTRSHAIDVLLQVSLDPPGRDGRAGADPGDLPALAAAVEEAGLLRLRGLMAVAPLGEEPAAAFDRLAAIQRDFLTERPDATWLSAGMSGDLEHAVRAGATHVRVGSAVLGSRPQFK, encoded by the coding sequence GTGAGCGGCCGCCGCGACGAGCTCGCCGCCAACCTCGCGACCGTCCGGGAGCGGATCGCCGGCGCCTGCGCCGATGCCGGGCGCCCCGACGACGACGTCCGGCTGGTGGTGGTGACCAAGTTCTTCCCCGCCAGCGACGTCCGGCTGCTCGCCGACCTCGGCGTCACCGACGTGGGGGAGAACCGCCACCAGGAGGCCGAGGCCAAGGCCGCCGAGTGCGCCGACCTCGACCTCGCCTGGCACTTCATCGGCGGGCTCCAGAGCAACAAGGCGGCCGCCGTGGCGGCGTACGCCGACGTCGTCGAGTCCGTGGACCGCGCCAAGCTGGTGCGTCCGCTCGCGGCCGGCGCGCACACGCGGTCGCACGCCATCGACGTGCTGCTCCAGGTCAGCCTCGACCCGCCCGGACGCGACGGCCGGGCCGGTGCCGACCCCGGCGACCTGCCGGCGCTCGCGGCCGCGGTCGAGGAGGCAGGCCTGCTGCGGCTGCGCGGCCTGATGGCGGTCGCTCCCCTCGGGGAGGAGCCCGCGGCGGCCTTCGACCGGCTCGCCGCGATCCAGCGTGATTTCCTCACCGAGCGGCCGGACGCCACCTGGCTCTCGGCCGGGATGAGCGGCGATCTCGAGCACGCCGTCCGGGCCGGCGCGACACACGTGCGTGTCGGGTCCGCGGTTCTCGGTTCGAGGCCTCAGTTCAAGTAG
- the ftsZ gene encoding cell division protein FtsZ codes for MAAAQNYLAIIKVVGIGGGGVNAVNRMIEVGLKGVEFIAINTDAQALLMSDADVKLDIGRELTRGLGAGANPEVGARAAEDHSDEIEEVIKGADMVFVTAGEGGGTGTGGAPIVARIARSLGALTIGVVTRPFAFEGRRRANSAEEGIAQLREEVDTLIVIPNDRLLSISDRNVSVLDAFKQADQVLLQGVSGITDLITTPGLINLDFADVKSVMANAGSALMGIGSARGDDRSVQAAEMAVSSPLLEASIDGAHGVLLSIAGGSDLGLFEINEAAALVADAVHPEANIIFGATIDDALGDEVRVTVIAAGFDGGMPKRRDEGNVLRRTPAQEPKPASAPAEKAPVPANAAPAARPSSTPQAAQPSAPRPAPTQVQFDDDDLDIPDFLK; via the coding sequence GTGGCAGCAGCACAGAACTACCTGGCCATCATCAAGGTCGTCGGTATCGGTGGTGGTGGTGTCAACGCCGTCAACCGGATGATCGAGGTCGGACTCAAGGGCGTCGAGTTCATCGCGATCAACACCGACGCGCAGGCACTCCTCATGAGCGACGCCGACGTCAAGCTCGACATCGGTCGCGAGCTCACCCGCGGCCTCGGCGCCGGCGCCAACCCCGAGGTGGGTGCGCGCGCGGCCGAGGACCACTCCGACGAGATCGAAGAGGTCATCAAGGGCGCCGACATGGTGTTCGTGACCGCGGGCGAGGGTGGTGGCACCGGCACCGGTGGCGCCCCGATCGTCGCCCGGATCGCGCGGTCGCTGGGTGCGCTGACCATCGGCGTCGTCACCCGGCCGTTCGCGTTCGAGGGTCGTCGCCGCGCCAACTCCGCCGAGGAGGGCATCGCGCAGCTCCGCGAGGAGGTCGACACCCTCATCGTGATCCCCAACGACCGCCTGCTCTCGATCAGCGACCGCAACGTGTCGGTCCTCGACGCCTTCAAGCAGGCCGACCAGGTGCTGCTGCAGGGTGTCTCCGGCATCACCGACCTGATCACCACCCCCGGCCTGATCAACCTCGACTTCGCCGACGTCAAGTCGGTCATGGCCAACGCCGGCTCGGCACTGATGGGCATCGGCTCGGCCCGGGGCGACGACCGCTCGGTCCAGGCCGCGGAGATGGCCGTCTCCAGCCCGCTGCTTGAGGCGAGCATCGACGGCGCCCACGGCGTGCTGCTCTCGATCGCCGGCGGCTCCGACCTCGGCCTCTTCGAGATCAACGAGGCGGCCGCGCTGGTCGCCGACGCCGTGCACCCCGAGGCCAACATCATCTTCGGTGCCACCATCGACGACGCGCTCGGCGACGAGGTCCGGGTCACCGTCATCGCGGCCGGCTTCGACGGCGGCATGCCGAAGCGTCGCGACGAGGGCAACGTGCTGCGCCGTACGCCGGCGCAGGAGCCCAAGCCCGCGTCGGCTCCCGCCGAGAAGGCGCCGGTCCCGGCCAACGCCGCCCCGGCGGCGCGCCCGTCCTCCACCCCGCAGGCCGCCCAGCCGTCCGCACCTCGGCCGGCGCCGACCCAGGTGCAGTTCGACGACGACGACCTGGACATCCCCGACTTCCTGAAGTGA
- a CDS encoding UDP-N-acetylmuramate--L-alanine ligase translates to MKVPVPDELLPVGQLGRVHFVGIGGAGLSGIARIMLARGVAVSGSDGTDSPTLQALRDLGATVHLGHAADQVHDVDTLVVSTAVREDNPEYVEAVHQGLRILPRSAALAAVMADRRVMAVAGTHGKTTTTSLLTIALQAAGADPTYAIGGDLAATGVNAAAGSGDLFVAEADESDGAFLHYSPYAAIVTNVEADHLDNWGTEAAYVAAFDEFADTLDPDGFLVCVVDDPGAAALAERHRAAGRRVVTVSAREPGALAGVTLWSPGEHYLADALAALAAGRELGFAEDDLVRGLVSYTGTKRRMERKGEVGGVRVYDSYAHHPTEIAGDLAAARAVAGEGRVVVAFQPHLVSRTRIFGTAMGEALGAADEVVVLDVYLAREDADPAVTGALVADAVPLPAERVAFVADFDAVAGELVARARPGDLVLTLGAGTVTEIAPRVLDLLAGGSADG, encoded by the coding sequence GTGAAGGTGCCCGTCCCGGATGAGCTGCTGCCCGTCGGGCAGCTCGGCCGCGTGCACTTCGTCGGCATCGGCGGCGCGGGGCTCTCCGGCATCGCCCGGATCATGCTCGCCCGCGGCGTCGCCGTCAGCGGCAGCGACGGCACGGACTCCCCGACGCTGCAGGCCCTGCGCGACCTCGGCGCGACCGTCCACCTCGGCCACGCGGCCGACCAGGTGCACGACGTCGACACGCTCGTCGTGTCCACCGCTGTGCGCGAGGACAACCCCGAGTACGTCGAGGCCGTCCACCAGGGCCTCCGCATCCTGCCGCGCTCGGCCGCGCTCGCCGCGGTGATGGCCGACCGCCGGGTGATGGCCGTGGCGGGCACCCACGGCAAGACGACGACGACCTCCCTCCTCACGATCGCGCTGCAGGCGGCCGGCGCCGACCCGACGTACGCCATCGGTGGCGATCTCGCGGCGACCGGGGTCAACGCGGCAGCGGGCTCCGGTGACCTCTTCGTGGCCGAGGCCGACGAGAGCGACGGCGCCTTCCTGCACTACTCGCCGTACGCCGCGATCGTCACCAACGTCGAGGCCGACCACCTGGACAACTGGGGCACGGAGGCGGCGTACGTCGCGGCCTTCGACGAGTTCGCCGACACCCTCGACCCCGACGGCTTCCTGGTGTGCGTGGTCGACGACCCGGGTGCCGCGGCCTTGGCCGAGCGGCACCGGGCGGCCGGGCGCCGGGTCGTCACGGTCTCCGCGCGCGAGCCGGGTGCGCTGGCCGGCGTCACGCTGTGGTCGCCGGGGGAGCACTACCTGGCCGACGCGCTCGCCGCGCTGGCCGCCGGGCGCGAGCTGGGCTTCGCCGAGGACGACCTGGTCCGCGGCCTGGTGTCCTACACCGGCACCAAGCGCCGGATGGAGCGCAAGGGCGAGGTCGGAGGGGTGCGTGTCTACGACAGCTACGCACACCACCCCACCGAGATCGCCGGCGACCTGGCCGCGGCCCGCGCGGTCGCGGGGGAGGGCCGCGTGGTCGTCGCCTTCCAGCCCCACCTGGTCTCCCGCACCCGCATCTTCGGCACGGCGATGGGCGAGGCGCTCGGCGCGGCCGACGAGGTGGTCGTCCTCGACGTCTACCTCGCGCGCGAGGACGCCGACCCGGCCGTGACCGGCGCGCTGGTCGCCGACGCCGTACCTCTCCCTGCGGAGCGGGTGGCGTTCGTCGCGGACTTCGACGCGGTCGCCGGCGAGCTGGTCGCCCGCGCCCGCCCGGGCGACCTGGTCCTGACCCTCGGCGCAGGGACCGTCACCGAGATCGCCCCGCGGGTGCTGGACCTGCTCGCCGGTGGGTCTGCCGATGGCTAG